A window of Gadus chalcogrammus isolate NIFS_2021 chromosome 2, NIFS_Gcha_1.0, whole genome shotgun sequence genomic DNA:
TGCAACATGAATAACAACCTCCTTTCTGCATGGTGTTGAGGAAAGTTCACTCAATAAAAGTCATTGCATTTGAAAAAATGTTTTCTTGCGTTTTTTAAATGAAGAAGTGTTTCATTTTACGATTCCTTTAGTTGATAAAATATGAGATACATTGTTATGGTGTGGAAATGAACCAGAAGTTCACAGAAGGAACAAAGTTGGACTTTTCTCTCCAAAGGCTAAGAAATGTTGCCGTCTGCAGGTGTGTAAAAATCACTTCAGATATCAACTGTTCAGAAAAAAGATTGAAAGTAGCCGTCACATAACAGGGACATGAGATGAACTACAAATATTCTTCCAACAATACTATATGCCATTACTCAATCATCCTTCATAGTGATCGTCTAACCATGATCAAGGAAACACCTTTGAACTATTTCCCGTTCCCTTATGTGGGGTAATTTCGATTTTTATTGTCATTCCAGATCATGTTCATTCAATTAATGTATCCGTCATCAGTaatgtttattatattataccAAACGTAAGCATGTAAATAATAGTGTCACCCTAGTCGGTGAAGCATCCCTGCCCATCTCGTCCATCGTCCCAGGATGCACCTGGTGGCCTCTTCGCTTCATGAATAGCTTTATGTAAATTATAAGGGGAAGTCTTCTTTCACTTTTAGAAGGGCAGTgctggttaaggttagggcctTGATActatgaaagtgtgtgtgtgtgtgtgtgtgtgtgtgtgtgtgtgtgtgtgtgtgtgtgtgtgtgtgtgtgtgtgtgtgtgtgtgtgtgtgtgtgtgtgtgtgtgtgtgtgtgtgtgtacacgtgcacGGGTCTATGTCTAACGTGATGAAACAAACTAGACTATGGTTGATGGAAACAGAAGCGAAGGCAGGGGCATTTATGCAAACTTGTTGTGTTGTCAACTGCCAAATTATTTCTGAACATGTTTAGGTATCACAACTTACTTTATGTCCATTTGAATGTTTCATTCATCCACTAATTCATCCATCCATGGAGGTGTATCAGTGCAGTGAGCTCTACCTGAGGCTCCTCTTCCTGTTTCCagactccctcctcttcctcctccttctccttctcactAAGCCTCATATCCAATGTCTATTAACCTTCACTCATCCATCAGAACTGCTGATTTCTTAGTTGAAGGCAGACACTGGCGTGCATTAACAAGAGGTGATTCTCCACATTCATGACCACATGCGTGTTGCATCGAACATACGCAATCCCAACCGGAcgactctgacctttgacctgttcaCTCATCAGATCCATGTGCAGCCAAGGAGAGAGGATTGAGTACAACACATGACATGAAGTTCCATCCTCAGCGGTGAGGTgaaagcccctcccctcctctgtctgggTGTGTTTATAAGCCGGTGGTTCTtgtgcctctcctcctctcctcctcctctcctcctcctctcctcacccttaACCCTGCTCACCTCTTAGCTGGACAGCCAGAGACCTTCCCGCTCCACACTGACAACATGCTGGggactctctgctctctcctggcTGCTCTCACATGTAAGGAGGAGGCTGCTTCACTGCAGCTCTGGCCTCATGTCCCATTGATCAGCGTCAGGTCTTCACCTCTCACGGCTCCCTGCTTTCTGCTTTGCTTTCTCCTCCAGGTGTGAGCGCTGTGACTGTGCTGACACAGCCTTCTGTTGTGACGctgaccagaggagagaccgcCTCCATCGACTGTAACATGGGGAGTATTACGGATCAGTCTGCTCGCTGGTATAAACAGATACCTGGGGGAGTTCCTCAGTTTGTACTGCATTTTCACCATACCTGGACCAATGTAAGATATGGTCCAGGATTCTCCGCACCTCATTTCACATCTACTTGTCAGTCCTATTCTGATTGTCGCTTGATCATCAATAATGTGGAGGAAGGAGACTCAGCAGTTTATTACTGTCATACATGGGATGATTCTGCTTCTGTACGGGTATCACAGTGATTTACACCATGACAAAAACCTCTTCCCAGAGCACTTCTGCTTTTGTGTTCTCTCAGACGGTGGCACAGTGTGAAGCCTTCATAACCAACCGTTTCTGACATTCTCACACATGACCGATTTATTTAACGAAAACCTCAAACCCTTCCTTGATGGACACAAATGTGAACTGTGCTGCCGTCAAATCCACTAATGTTAAGCACCtcacagtgaacacagagacgggtcattagggaGACCGAAGGACTAGGCATGCTTCTCCAGGATGTTTACAGGGGGATTGAGCCCAGAATCTTTTGGTAGGGGTCTACCTGCAGTCACTGGATTACCTAACAAATACATGAAATTGAATCATTCAGGGGTTATATGTGATACTGTTTGGGCAAGTGGCTGATGGAAATCACTCAGGATTTAGGTTTTGCAacgagaaaaataaaagaaagagcTGAGATTTATAAACCCTTTCATTCGTACACTACAGTCATTTGAGCTGCAGTATTTATATGAATGAAGTGCATGTTGGAAGATGGGAGTTTATTGGGATTCAGGAGACAGGTGTGATCAATACTTCCTGACCACTACTCCTCTGGTTAGTCTTGGACTCAAACATCTATTCTACATGAACCCTTTGGGATGCTGCTCCTTTGGCTGATCAATAATATTACTGAAGAG
This region includes:
- the LOC130370364 gene encoding immunoglobulin lambda-1 light chain-like, which translates into the protein MLGTLCSLLAALTCVSAVTVLTQPSVVTLTRGETASIDCNMGSITDQSARWYKQIPGGVPQFVLHFHHTWTNVRYGPGFSAPHFTSTCQSYSDCRLIINNVEEGDSAVYYCHTWDDSASVRVSQWVFGGGTKVIVTGSSLPPPVLTVYRPSTNPLSSSHAALVCLARQMSIGFAEVSWLVNGSPVTEGTWTSTAVQHPDKTFQLSSHLSLRACDFSEDRSYTCKVTVGSSSFEKTMRMSECRKTVE